One window from the genome of Pyrus communis chromosome 16, drPyrComm1.1, whole genome shotgun sequence encodes:
- the LOC137720804 gene encoding uncharacterized protein has product MASTNSTPTDPSLSPDDIAARALNRRFESLVTVRTKAIKGKGAWYWAHLEPILVRAPNSNLPKAVKLKCSLCDAVFSASNPSRTASEHLKRGTCPNFTSVLRPNSTVAASPVPISSLPSPSSHNHRKRSSQMGISPSPISQAPPLTSPTSIQVHSLAMIESSGFCGDHNFSQSPNPVGIARSTGVDQHHLVLSGGKEDLGALAMLEKSVKKLKSPKASPGATLSKEQIDSALELLSEWFYESCGSVSFSSLEHPKFRAFLSQVGLPALLQRELSGARLDAKFDEVKAESEARIRDAMFFQVASDGWKSRDSCGEENVVKFTVNLPNGISVFQKAVFTGGSVPTKYAEEVLWDSVTGICGNAVQRCVGIVADKYKAKALRNLETQNHWMVNVSCQLQGFMSLIKDFNKELPLFRVVIENCLKVANFVDSTSEVRQAFEKYKMQEFEYAGLIQIPSPKCDTSKNFAPVYAMLEDILSCARILQMVVLDDFYKAICLEDPIAREVAGMIQTEGFWNELEAVYSLVKMIRGTTQEIEAERPLLGQCLPLWEELRTKVKDWCAKFNIVEGPVEKIVEKRFRKNYHPAWSAAFILDPIYLMRDTSGKYLPPFKCLTHEQEKDVDKLITRLVSREEAHVALMELMKWRTEGMDPLYAQAVQVKQRDPVTGKMKMANPQSSRLVWETCLSELKTLGRVAVRLIFLHATSCGFKCNWSFMKWIRVHRHSRVGLEKVQKMIFIAAHAKLERRDLSSEEEKEAELFGTADIEDDMLTEVFSGAPTVTGFS; this is encoded by the coding sequence ATGGCTTCTACAAACTCAACCCCCACCGACCCATCTCTCTCGCCGGACGACATAGCCGCTAGGGCCCTCAACCGGCGATTCGAAAGCCTGGTGACTGTTCGAACAAAGGCCATAAAGGGGAAAGGAGCTTGGTACTGGGCTCACTTGGAGCCCATTCTCGTTCGCGCCCCCAACTCCAACCTTCCCAAGGCCGTCAAGCTCAAGTGCTCCCTCTGCGACGCCGTCTTCTCCGCGTCCAACCCATCCAGAACCGCCTCGGAGCATCTCAAACGGGGTACCTGCCCGAATTTTACCTCTGTTTTGAGACCCAATTCAACTGTGGCGGCTTCGCCGGTTCCCATATCTTCCTTGCCGTCTCCCTCGTCACACAATCACAGAAAGCGGAGCTCGCAAATGGGTATTAGTCCTTCTCCTATTTCTCAAGCTCCTCCTCTTACTAGTCCTACTTCGATTCAGGTTCATTCTTTAGCTATGATCGAGTCTTCCGGCTTCTGCGGTGATCATAATTTCTCACAGTCTCCAAACCCAGTTGGGATTGCGAGAAGTACGGGGGTAGATCAGCACCATTTGGTGTTATCCGGTGGGAAGGAGGATTTGGGTGCTTTGGCAATGTTAGAAAAAAGTGTGAAGAAACTTAAGAGTCCCAAAGCTTCTCCTGGTGCCACTCTTAGTAAGGAGCAGATTGATTCTGCACTTGAATTACTGTCTGAGTGGTTCTATGAGTCATGTGGGTCGGTCTCGTTTTCGAGCCTCGAGCATCCCAAGTTCAGGGCTTTCCTTAGCCAGGTGGGCTTGCCTGCATTGTTGCAGCGCGAGCTTTCGGGTGCTCGACTTGATGCTAAGTTTGATGAGGTGAAAGCTGAGTCTGAAGCTAGGATTAGAGATGCAATGTTTTTTCAAGTTGCTTCTGATGGGTGGAAAAGCAGGGATTCTTGTGGGGAGGAGAATGTTGTTAAGTTCACGGTTAATCTTCCGAATGGGATTAGTGTTTTCCAGAAGGCAGTGTTTACTGGCGGGTCAGTTCCAACGAAATATGCAGAAGAGGTGTTGTGGGACTCAGTTACCGGTATATGTGGGAATGCTGTGCAGCGTTGCGTGGGGATAGTTGCGGACAAGTATAAGGCCAAGGCACTGAGGAATTTGGAGACTCAGAACCATTGGATGGTGAACGTCTCCTGTCAGCTTCAGGGGTTCATGTCTTTGATTAAGGATTTTAACAAAGAGCTTCCATTGTTCAGGGTTGTCATTGAAAATTGCTTAAAGGTTGCGAATTTTGTAGATAGCACCTCTGAGGTTAGGCAGGCTTTCGAGAAGTACAAGATGCAAGAGTTTGAATATGCTGGGTTGATCCAAATTCCTTCGCCCAAATGTGATACCTCAAAGAACTTTGCACCTGTCTATGCAATGCTGGAGGATATATTGAGCTGTGCCCGCATACTCCAAATGGTTGTCTTGGATGATTTCTATAAGGCGATATGTCTGGAGGATCCAATTGCAAGGGAAGTTGCAGGGATGATTCAAACTGAAGGTTTTTGGAATGAATTAGAGGCGGTTTATTCACTTGTTAAGATGATCAGGGGGACGACTCAGGAGATTGAGGCTGAGAGGCCATTACTTGGGCAATGCCTGCCCCTTTGGGAAGAATTGAGAACAAAAGTAAAGGATTGGTGTGCCAAATTCAACATTGTTGAAGGTCCTGTTGAGAAAATAGTTGAAAAACGATTCAGAAAGAACTACCACCCAGCATGGTCGGCTGCATTTATACTTGACCCGATATACTTGATGAGGGACACTAGTGGAAAGTATCTTCCACCATTCAAGTGCTTGACGCACGAGCAGGAGAAGGATGTAGATAAGCTCATTACGAGGTTGGTTTCCAGGGAAGAAGCTCATGTTGCATTGATGGAGCTCATGAAATGGAGAACAGAAGGAATGGACCCGCTGTATGCTCAGGCAGTTCAGGTTAAACAGCGAGATCCTGTAACTGGAAAGATGAAAATGGCAAACCCGCAGAGCAGCAGACTTGTGTGGGAAACTTGTCTAAGTGAGTTAAAGACATTGGGGAGGGTTGCAGTGCGACTTATCTTCCTCCATGCAACCTCATGTGGATTTAAGTGCAATTGGTCTTTCATGAAATGGATTCGTGTACATAGGCACTCAAGGGTAGGCCTGGAAAAGGTGCAGAAGATGATATTTATTGCAGCTCATGCCAAACTTGAGAGAAGGGATCTTTCTAGTGAGGAAGAAAAGGAAGCAGAGCTGTTTGGGACTGCAGACATTGAGGATGACATGCTGACTGAGGTCTTTTCCGGTGCACCCACAGt